The Neodiprion fabricii isolate iyNeoFabr1 chromosome 4, iyNeoFabr1.1, whole genome shotgun sequence genome window below encodes:
- the LOC124180311 gene encoding neogenin isoform X3, protein MELRVTLISLALLTFVGQAIGRHGLQLLVEPQDVVVEQGAEARLDCVPNQSLGTPTIQWRTDDGQPISFIGDSYRSQLENGSLYISSVYAGNPELTGGYQCLASIDEVGAIVSRIATIRLASLPGFEREPQDTMVYPGQVAYLSCVLPLSASPLKIQWLKDEHPFSLDESRMTILPSGALEIDHAQPQDVGSYRCNASGIGQHRLSNKAQLNLLTSDIDQGLTAPVFVAKPSEHVAIEGTTITLECAANGNPKPTILWLKDGIAVDLAPLDSRYRKVAASSLMITDIKEIDHGSYQCRAENVVDALDAVADVTVQVPPRFIKKPEDRIANEDQDLELECEIYGKPEPKVTWLKNGEKITPSAYWQLVNGYNLRINGLLQLDAGIFQCIGVNPAGSVQASARLFINQPKPSGKVEKRKPSNPKHPPKKNLHRQLYNNTWQHPDTLLGETLSAYTPNSEISISPSDDPADILGIISNPKFPLIPEPNFIDETDTLDLIEGSAPSAPRDLNAVLISTRFVTLRWREPENINGDIQTYHVYYKQEGSPRERVVNTSQNRLEGVIQGLQPSTKYQFRVVARNERGVGASSSILHVTTQSEADVPGPPLNLLGQAISSNSIDLTWEEPYVTNGRVIKYLITYIEGESEGKTNETVETRYRLLNLTPFTEYNFWVQAVNENGPGASTNEITVRTLSAPPTQSPYNVTLEAANSTSIIIRWEPPLEGKNGVITGYQIRYRQKGRKHWTPTTTQGNQKMYQLNGLEKHVIYQLKICALNVNGTGPWSDVMDIEPYERDLDESKVPNSPTNLKTKPMSDSIFVSWSPPKDQNIKVRGYTLGWGKGFPDNYTKKLDSKQRYFTIESLEPLAEYVIALRATNAVGEGTPSYANVQTTARSVTESVAPLIPPVGLKAVVLSASTMMVYWTDSTLSKSQYVTDKRYYVVRYTSHHHSSNPRYKYYNSTDLNCMIVDLKPNTQYEFTVKLVKGKRESPWSMVELNTTQEAAPSSPPRDLTVQSVEDHATAVMLHWLPPKQPNAPITGYIISYTTDNTKWDRDWRVEAIIGDQSEIMIKTLQPSTTYYFKIKARNARGYGPFSSSVAFKTPQNGRLSSLMICIIVGLSVVVITGVAVIVVVMCCRRRPESPDHKKGYTKDSNQKTNIKPPDLWIHHDQMELKAPEKSSINGEACSSGVGSNTLPRSGNQDYNQENMHINSSSLDKRTYVPSYMGNNDEKCSTLTRQHNRGSHKPKLITLPVDTLSPHQPIATATPIVNSSISQPAIHNSCADVPSVRPNYPRTAAQYSLSRAHVTLEPTPESSPDSCSMPSTYEPLQTQIPYPPGNQHYGANSQYTSGVYGSSSQPNSTVGVIENVNAKRLQGHPLKSFSVPAPPPQSAPSTPAQQKHGVSQVTVRPTISGSPYKKPPITTTQITKNRLATVVNPTHTAEEVERLKPSYSTEELNQEMANLEGLMKDLNAITASEFEC, encoded by the exons ATGGAGTTGAGGGTAACGCTGATCTCGCTCGCTTTGTTGACGTTCGTCGGCCAAG cTATCGGGAGACACGGATTGCAGCTATTAGTCGAACCGCAGGATGTGGTCGTAGAACAGGGAGCCGAAGCTCGATTGGATTGCGTGCCGAATCAATCACTCGGCACCCCGACCATACAATGGAGGACAGATGACGGGCAGCCTATCTCTTTTATAGGGGATAGTTACAG ATCGCAGCTGGAAAATGGATCTTTGTATATAAGCAGCGTTTACGCGGGAAATCCTGAACTCACAGGAGGCTATCAGTGTCTCGCTTCCATAGATGAAGTCGGTGCCATTGTATCGCGGATAGCTACTATTAGACTTGCCA GTTTGCCAGGGTTCGAGAGAGAGCCACAAGACACTATGGTTTATCCGGGCCAAGTGGCTTACCTAAGTTGCGTTCTCCCGTTATCGGCGAGTCCTTTAAAGATACAATGGCTCAAGGATGAGCATCCATTTTCGTTGGACGAAAGCCGAATGACCATTTTACCGTCAG GTGCTTTAGAAATAGATCACGCACAACCGCAAGATGTCGGATCGTACAGGTGTAATGCGAGTGGAATTGGGCAGCATAGACTTAGTAACAAAGCACAGCTAAATTTATTGACCTCTGACATTG ATCAGGGACTTACAGCTCCTGTATTTGTTGCAAAACCTTCGGAGCATGTTGCTATCGAAGGGACGACTATTACTTTGGAATGTGCAGCTAATGGCAACCCAAAACCAACAATTCTTTGGCTCAAAGATGGGATCGCAGTTGATTTGGCACCGCTCGATTCAAG GTATCGAAAAGTAGCTGCTTCCAGTCTCATGATTACCGATATCAAAGAGATAGATCACGGATCGTATCAGTGCAGAGCAGAAAATGTAGTCGATGCCCTGGACGCGGTTGCCGACGTCACGGTGCAAG TTCCACCCAGATTTATCAAAAAACCTGAGGACCGAATTGCAAACGAAGATCAGGATCTGGAATTGGAGTGTGAAATATATGGAAAGCCAGAACCCAAAGTAACGTGgttaaaaaatggtgaaaaaattacgccGAGCGCTTATTGGCAACTTGTTAATGG TTACAATCTGCGTATCAATGGACTACTGCAACTCGATGCTGGTATTTTTCAATGCATCGGTGTAAATCCTGCGGGTAGCGTTCAGGCTTCGGCAAGACTGTTCATAAATCAGCCGA AACCCTCAGGAAAAGTTGAAAAGCGTAAACCGTCAAATCCTAAACACCCACCGAAGAAAAACCTCCATCGACAGTTGTACAACAACACGTGGCAGCACCCAGACACGTTACTGGGCGAAACCTTATCAGCTTATACCCCAAATTCTGAAATATCCATAAGTCCTTCGGACGATCCCGCCGACATATTGGGCATTATTAGCAATCCTAAATTCCCGCTGATTCCTGAACCCAATTTTATAGATGAAACCGATACCCTGGATTTGATCGAAGGCAGCGCACCGTCGGCTCCAAGAGATCTAAACGctgttttaatttcaacgaGATTTGTTACTCTCAGGTGGCGTGAGCCTGAGAATATCAATGGAGATATACAGACATATCATGTTTATTATAAACAGGAAGGATCACCAAG GGAACGCGTTGTAAACACGTCGCAAAACAGATTGGAAGGTGTGATACAAGGTTTACAACCAAGCACAAAGTACCAGTTTCGTGTAGTTGCGCGTAACGAACGTGGCGTCGGCGCGTCTAGTTCCATACTGCATGTAACAACTCAATCAGAG GCCGACGTTCCTGGACCTCCTTTGAATTTGCTAGGTCAAGCGATTAGCAGCAACAGCATTGACCTTACTTGGGAAGAACCATACGTAACAAATGGACGCGTCATTAAATACCTCATTACGTATATAGAG ggCGAAAGCGAAGGAAAAACTAACGAGACCGTTGAAACGAGGTACAGGCTTCTGAATCTTACGCCATTCACTGAATACAATTTTTGGGTTCAGGCTGTCAATGAAAACGGACCCGGAGCTTCGACCAATGAAATAACAGTCCGAACTCTCAGTGCACCGCCAACGCAATCTCCATACAACGTTACTTTAGAGGCAGCAAATTCTACC AGTATAATAATACGCTGGGAACCGCCGTTAGAAGGAAAAAATGGCGTTATAACCGGCTACCAGATTCGATATCGTCAGAAGGGCAGAAAGCATTGGACACCTACAACGACGCAGGGGAATCAGAAAATGTATCAATTAAACGGACTGGAGAAGCACGTTATTTACCAACTCAAAATATGCGCATTGAATGTCAACGGAACGGGACCATGGAGCGATGTAATGGACATCGAACCGTACGAAAGAGATTTGGACGAAAGTAAAGTTCCAAACTCTCCGACTAATTTGAAAA CTAAGCCAATGTCAGATTCGATATTCGTTTCATGGAGCCCGCCAAAGGACCAGAACATCAAGGTCCGAGGTTACACTTTGGGCTGGGGAAAAGGATTTCCGGATAACTATACAAAGAAATTAGACAGTAAACAACGCTACTTTACGATCGAATCGTTGG AACCGTTAGCCGAGTACGTCATTGCCCTTCGAGCCACTAATGCAGTTGGAGAGGGAACCCCATCTTACGCCAATGTTCAAACGACCGCGCGTTCAGTTACCGAATCTGTGGCACCTTTGATTCCACCTGTTGGACTTAAGGCCGTCGTTCTTTCCGCCAGTACGATGATGGTTTATTGGACAGATAGCACGCTGTCAAAGAGCCAG TATGTGACTGACAAGAGGTACTATGTGGTACGTTATACCTCTCATCATCACAGCAGCAATCCAAGATACAAATATTACAACTCTACTGATCTGAACTGCATGATCGTTGATCTAAAACCGAACACACAGTATGAATTTACCGTTAAATTGGTCAAG GGAAAAAGAGAATCTCCTTGGAGTATGGTGGAGTTGAATACAACTCAGGAAGCAGCGCCCAGTTCACCACCTCGAGATCTCACTGTTCAAAGCGTCGAAGATCATGCGACAGCAGTGATGCTTCATTGGCTGCCACCAAAACAACCTAATGCACCGATTACTg GATACATTATCTCGTATACAACGGACAACACGAAATGGGACAGGGATTGGAGGGTCGAGGCGATAATCGGCGATCAGAGTGAGATCATGATAAAAACTCTTCAGCCTAGTACGacttattatttcaaaattaaagcGAGAAACGCCAGAGGATACGGCCCGTTTTCGTCCTCTGTAGCTTTCAAAACACCTCAGA ATGGACGGCTTTCGAGCTTGATGATATGCATAATAGTCGGCCTATCCGTTGTTGTCATAACCGGTGTCGCTGTAATCGTTGTCGTCATGTGTTGTCGTCGACGTCCCGAGTCCCCGGATCATAAAAAAGG GTACACGAAAGATTCTAATCAGAAAACTAACATTAAGCCACCTGATCTGTGGATTCATCACGATCAAATGGAGCTCAAGGCTCCTGAGAAGTCTTCTATCAACGGCGAAGCTTGCTCAAGTGGAGTGGGCAGCAATACTCTTCCCAGATCTGGTAATCAGGATTACAATCAAGAAAATATGCACATCAATTCAAGCTCCTTGGATAAGCGTACTTATGTGCCTAGTTACATGG GTAACAACGACGAAAAATGTTCTACCCTAACAAGACAACACAACCGAGGAAGTCATAAACCCAAACTCATTACCCTTCCTGTCGACACTCTTTCTCCGCATCAGC CCATCGCCACAGCTACTCCCATTGTAAACAGTAGCATATCACAACCAGCAATTCATAACTCATGCGCAGACGTACCTTCCGTGAGGCCTAATTATCCTCGCACCGCTGCGCAGTATAGCTTGAGCAGAGCACACGTTACTCTGGAACCGACACCAGAGTCCAGCCCTGACTCTTGCAGCATGCCGAGTACTTACGAACCTCTGCAAACTCAG ATTCCCTATCCCCCGGGGAACCAGCATTATGGAGCAAACAGCCAGTACACGTCTGGCGTATATGGCTCTAGTAGCCAGCCTAACAGTACCGTTGGTGTTATAGAAAATGTAAATGCGAAGCGACTTCAGGGTCATCCATTGAAAAGTTTCAGCGTACCAGCTCCGCCACCTCAGTCTGCGCCTTCGACCCCTGCTCAACAAAAGCACGGAG TTTCGCAAGTCACTGTGAGGCCGACGATATCCGGTAGCCCATACAAAAAACCACCGATCACAACGACACAGATAACAAAAAACAGGTTAGCCACGGTTGTGAATCCGACGCATACGGCTGAAGAGGTCGAACGATTGAAG CCGTCATACAGCACGGAGGAATTGAATCAAGAAATGGCGAATTTAGAGGGACTGATGAAAGATCTGAATGCCATAACAGCGTCAGAATTTGAGTGCTGA
- the LOC124180311 gene encoding neogenin isoform X4, producing the protein MELRVTLISLALLTFVGQAIGRHGLQLLVEPQDVVVEQGAEARLDCVPNQSLGTPTIQWRTDDGQPISFIGDSYRSQLENGSLYISSVYAGNPELTGGYQCLASIDEVGAIVSRIATIRLASLPGFEREPQDTMVYPGQVAYLSCVLPLSASPLKIQWLKDEHPFSLDESRMTILPSGALEIDHAQPQDVGSYRCNASGIGQHRLSNKAQLNLLTSDIDQGLTAPVFVAKPSEHVAIEGTTITLECAANGNPKPTILWLKDGIAVDLAPLDSRYRKVAASSLMITDIKEIDHGSYQCRAENVVDALDAVADVTVQVPPRFIKKPEDRIANEDQDLELECEIYGKPEPKVTWLKNGEKITPSAYWQLVNGYNLRINGLLQLDAGIFQCIGVNPAGSVQASARLFINQPKPSGKVEKRKPSNPKHPPKKNLHRQLYNNTWQHPDTLLGETLSAYTPNSEISISPSDDPADILGIISNPKFPLIPEPNFIDETDTLDLIEGSAPSAPRDLNAVLISTRFVTLRWREPENINGDIQTYHVYYKQEGSPRERVVNTSQNRLEGVIQGLQPSTKYQFRVVARNERGVGASSSILHVTTQSEADVPGPPLNLLGQAISSNSIDLTWEEPYVTNGRVIKYLITYIEGESEGKTNETVETRYRLLNLTPFTEYNFWVQAVNENGPGASTNEITVRTLSAPPTQSPYNVTLEAANSTSIIIRWEPPLEGKNGVITGYQIRYRQKGRKHWTPTTTQGNQKMYQLNGLEKHVIYQLKICALNVNGTGPWSDVMDIEPYERDLDESKVPNSPTNLKTKPMSDSIFVSWSPPKDQNIKVRGYTLGWGKGFPDNYTKKLDSKQRYFTIESLEPLAEYVIALRATNAVGEGTPSYANVQTTARSVTESVAPLIPPVGLKAVVLSASTMMVYWTDSTLSKSQYVTDKRYYVVRYTSHHHSSNPRYKYYNSTDLNCMIVDLKPNTQYEFTVKLVKGKRESPWSMVELNTTQEAAPSSPPRDLTVQSVEDHATAVMLHWLPPKQPNAPITGYIISYTTDNTKWDRDWRVEAIIGDQSEIMIKTLQPSTTYYFKIKARNARGYGPFSSSVAFKTPQSTPTDGRLSSLMICIIVGLSVVVITGVAVIVVVMCCRRRPESPDHKKGYTKDSNQKTNIKPPDLWIHHDQMELKAPEKSSINGEACSSGVGSNTLPRSGNNDEKCSTLTRQHNRGSHKPKLITLPVDTLSPHQPIATATPIVNSSISQPAIHNSCADVPSVRPNYPRTAAQYSLSRAHVTLEPTPESSPDSCSMPSTYEPLQTQIPYPPGNQHYGANSQYTSGVYGSSSQPNSTVGVIENVNAKRLQGHPLKSFSVPAPPPQSAPSTPAQQKHGVSQVTVRPTISGSPYKKPPITTTQITKNRLATVVNPTHTAEEVERLKPSYSTEELNQEMANLEGLMKDLNAITASEFEC; encoded by the exons ATGGAGTTGAGGGTAACGCTGATCTCGCTCGCTTTGTTGACGTTCGTCGGCCAAG cTATCGGGAGACACGGATTGCAGCTATTAGTCGAACCGCAGGATGTGGTCGTAGAACAGGGAGCCGAAGCTCGATTGGATTGCGTGCCGAATCAATCACTCGGCACCCCGACCATACAATGGAGGACAGATGACGGGCAGCCTATCTCTTTTATAGGGGATAGTTACAG ATCGCAGCTGGAAAATGGATCTTTGTATATAAGCAGCGTTTACGCGGGAAATCCTGAACTCACAGGAGGCTATCAGTGTCTCGCTTCCATAGATGAAGTCGGTGCCATTGTATCGCGGATAGCTACTATTAGACTTGCCA GTTTGCCAGGGTTCGAGAGAGAGCCACAAGACACTATGGTTTATCCGGGCCAAGTGGCTTACCTAAGTTGCGTTCTCCCGTTATCGGCGAGTCCTTTAAAGATACAATGGCTCAAGGATGAGCATCCATTTTCGTTGGACGAAAGCCGAATGACCATTTTACCGTCAG GTGCTTTAGAAATAGATCACGCACAACCGCAAGATGTCGGATCGTACAGGTGTAATGCGAGTGGAATTGGGCAGCATAGACTTAGTAACAAAGCACAGCTAAATTTATTGACCTCTGACATTG ATCAGGGACTTACAGCTCCTGTATTTGTTGCAAAACCTTCGGAGCATGTTGCTATCGAAGGGACGACTATTACTTTGGAATGTGCAGCTAATGGCAACCCAAAACCAACAATTCTTTGGCTCAAAGATGGGATCGCAGTTGATTTGGCACCGCTCGATTCAAG GTATCGAAAAGTAGCTGCTTCCAGTCTCATGATTACCGATATCAAAGAGATAGATCACGGATCGTATCAGTGCAGAGCAGAAAATGTAGTCGATGCCCTGGACGCGGTTGCCGACGTCACGGTGCAAG TTCCACCCAGATTTATCAAAAAACCTGAGGACCGAATTGCAAACGAAGATCAGGATCTGGAATTGGAGTGTGAAATATATGGAAAGCCAGAACCCAAAGTAACGTGgttaaaaaatggtgaaaaaattacgccGAGCGCTTATTGGCAACTTGTTAATGG TTACAATCTGCGTATCAATGGACTACTGCAACTCGATGCTGGTATTTTTCAATGCATCGGTGTAAATCCTGCGGGTAGCGTTCAGGCTTCGGCAAGACTGTTCATAAATCAGCCGA AACCCTCAGGAAAAGTTGAAAAGCGTAAACCGTCAAATCCTAAACACCCACCGAAGAAAAACCTCCATCGACAGTTGTACAACAACACGTGGCAGCACCCAGACACGTTACTGGGCGAAACCTTATCAGCTTATACCCCAAATTCTGAAATATCCATAAGTCCTTCGGACGATCCCGCCGACATATTGGGCATTATTAGCAATCCTAAATTCCCGCTGATTCCTGAACCCAATTTTATAGATGAAACCGATACCCTGGATTTGATCGAAGGCAGCGCACCGTCGGCTCCAAGAGATCTAAACGctgttttaatttcaacgaGATTTGTTACTCTCAGGTGGCGTGAGCCTGAGAATATCAATGGAGATATACAGACATATCATGTTTATTATAAACAGGAAGGATCACCAAG GGAACGCGTTGTAAACACGTCGCAAAACAGATTGGAAGGTGTGATACAAGGTTTACAACCAAGCACAAAGTACCAGTTTCGTGTAGTTGCGCGTAACGAACGTGGCGTCGGCGCGTCTAGTTCCATACTGCATGTAACAACTCAATCAGAG GCCGACGTTCCTGGACCTCCTTTGAATTTGCTAGGTCAAGCGATTAGCAGCAACAGCATTGACCTTACTTGGGAAGAACCATACGTAACAAATGGACGCGTCATTAAATACCTCATTACGTATATAGAG ggCGAAAGCGAAGGAAAAACTAACGAGACCGTTGAAACGAGGTACAGGCTTCTGAATCTTACGCCATTCACTGAATACAATTTTTGGGTTCAGGCTGTCAATGAAAACGGACCCGGAGCTTCGACCAATGAAATAACAGTCCGAACTCTCAGTGCACCGCCAACGCAATCTCCATACAACGTTACTTTAGAGGCAGCAAATTCTACC AGTATAATAATACGCTGGGAACCGCCGTTAGAAGGAAAAAATGGCGTTATAACCGGCTACCAGATTCGATATCGTCAGAAGGGCAGAAAGCATTGGACACCTACAACGACGCAGGGGAATCAGAAAATGTATCAATTAAACGGACTGGAGAAGCACGTTATTTACCAACTCAAAATATGCGCATTGAATGTCAACGGAACGGGACCATGGAGCGATGTAATGGACATCGAACCGTACGAAAGAGATTTGGACGAAAGTAAAGTTCCAAACTCTCCGACTAATTTGAAAA CTAAGCCAATGTCAGATTCGATATTCGTTTCATGGAGCCCGCCAAAGGACCAGAACATCAAGGTCCGAGGTTACACTTTGGGCTGGGGAAAAGGATTTCCGGATAACTATACAAAGAAATTAGACAGTAAACAACGCTACTTTACGATCGAATCGTTGG AACCGTTAGCCGAGTACGTCATTGCCCTTCGAGCCACTAATGCAGTTGGAGAGGGAACCCCATCTTACGCCAATGTTCAAACGACCGCGCGTTCAGTTACCGAATCTGTGGCACCTTTGATTCCACCTGTTGGACTTAAGGCCGTCGTTCTTTCCGCCAGTACGATGATGGTTTATTGGACAGATAGCACGCTGTCAAAGAGCCAG TATGTGACTGACAAGAGGTACTATGTGGTACGTTATACCTCTCATCATCACAGCAGCAATCCAAGATACAAATATTACAACTCTACTGATCTGAACTGCATGATCGTTGATCTAAAACCGAACACACAGTATGAATTTACCGTTAAATTGGTCAAG GGAAAAAGAGAATCTCCTTGGAGTATGGTGGAGTTGAATACAACTCAGGAAGCAGCGCCCAGTTCACCACCTCGAGATCTCACTGTTCAAAGCGTCGAAGATCATGCGACAGCAGTGATGCTTCATTGGCTGCCACCAAAACAACCTAATGCACCGATTACTg GATACATTATCTCGTATACAACGGACAACACGAAATGGGACAGGGATTGGAGGGTCGAGGCGATAATCGGCGATCAGAGTGAGATCATGATAAAAACTCTTCAGCCTAGTACGacttattatttcaaaattaaagcGAGAAACGCCAGAGGATACGGCCCGTTTTCGTCCTCTGTAGCTTTCAAAACACCTCAGA GTACTCCAACAGATGGACGGCTTTCGAGCTTGATGATATGCATAATAGTCGGCCTATCCGTTGTTGTCATAACCGGTGTCGCTGTAATCGTTGTCGTCATGTGTTGTCGTCGACGTCCCGAGTCCCCGGATCATAAAAAAGG GTACACGAAAGATTCTAATCAGAAAACTAACATTAAGCCACCTGATCTGTGGATTCATCACGATCAAATGGAGCTCAAGGCTCCTGAGAAGTCTTCTATCAACGGCGAAGCTTGCTCAAGTGGAGTGGGCAGCAATACTCTTCCCAGATCTG GTAACAACGACGAAAAATGTTCTACCCTAACAAGACAACACAACCGAGGAAGTCATAAACCCAAACTCATTACCCTTCCTGTCGACACTCTTTCTCCGCATCAGC CCATCGCCACAGCTACTCCCATTGTAAACAGTAGCATATCACAACCAGCAATTCATAACTCATGCGCAGACGTACCTTCCGTGAGGCCTAATTATCCTCGCACCGCTGCGCAGTATAGCTTGAGCAGAGCACACGTTACTCTGGAACCGACACCAGAGTCCAGCCCTGACTCTTGCAGCATGCCGAGTACTTACGAACCTCTGCAAACTCAG ATTCCCTATCCCCCGGGGAACCAGCATTATGGAGCAAACAGCCAGTACACGTCTGGCGTATATGGCTCTAGTAGCCAGCCTAACAGTACCGTTGGTGTTATAGAAAATGTAAATGCGAAGCGACTTCAGGGTCATCCATTGAAAAGTTTCAGCGTACCAGCTCCGCCACCTCAGTCTGCGCCTTCGACCCCTGCTCAACAAAAGCACGGAG TTTCGCAAGTCACTGTGAGGCCGACGATATCCGGTAGCCCATACAAAAAACCACCGATCACAACGACACAGATAACAAAAAACAGGTTAGCCACGGTTGTGAATCCGACGCATACGGCTGAAGAGGTCGAACGATTGAAG CCGTCATACAGCACGGAGGAATTGAATCAAGAAATGGCGAATTTAGAGGGACTGATGAAAGATCTGAATGCCATAACAGCGTCAGAATTTGAGTGCTGA